Proteins co-encoded in one Acipenser ruthenus chromosome 3, fAciRut3.2 maternal haplotype, whole genome shotgun sequence genomic window:
- the LOC117394231 gene encoding cysteine-rich secretory protein LCCL domain-containing 1-like, giving the protein MKCAAMEWLRGITLLFIIQTVVTMVISNSTRLESLLEKYMEKDEEWWISKQRGKRAITESDMQVILDLHNKLRGQVYPSASNMEYMVWDIELERSAEAWAETCLWEHGPASLLPSIGQNLGAHWGRYRPPTFHVQAWYDEVRDYIYPYPQECDPYCPFRCSGPVCTHYTQVVWATSSRIGCAINLCHNMNVWGQIWPKAIYLVCNYSPKGNWWGHAPYKNGRSCSACPPSYGGGCRENLCYKEDGSNSRYSPQEPEETNEIERQRIKTQDSRPRTHSPTSSTRTEELDKNEVINTEQMSQQISCETRLRDKCKGTTCNRYECPAGCLDSKAKVIGSVYFEMQSSICRSAIHYGLIDNDGGWLDVTRQGRKDYFIKSNKHGVQSIGKYQSANSFTVSKVPVKAVTCQTTVAQMCPFQKPVTHCPRLYCPRNCMQENPHLARVIGSRIYSDKSSICRTGIHAGVIRNSVGGYIDVMPVDKRKQYAASYQNGIFSESLQNPPGGKAFRVFAVI; this is encoded by the exons ATGAAGTGTGCAGCAATGGAATGGCTGAGAGGGATTACTCTACTATTTATAATCCAAACAGTTGTCACAATGGTCATCTCAAATTCTACCCGCTTGGAGTCTCTTTTGGAAAAGTACATGGAAAAGGATGAGGAGTGGTGGATCTCCAAGCAGCGAGGGAAAAGAGCCATCACAGAGAGTGACATGCAGGTCATCCTGGATCTTCATAATAAACTGAGGGGTCAAGTGTACCCCTCAGCTTCCAATATGGAGTACATG GTATGGGATATAGAACTTGAGAGATCCGCAGAAGCCTGGGCTGAAACCTGTTTATGGGAGCACGGACCCGCTAGCCTTCTCCCATCAATAGGTCAAAACCTAGGTGCTCACTGGGGAAG GTACCGACCTCCTACCTTTCACGTTCAAGCCTGGTATGATGAAGTGAGAGACTACATATACCCATACCCTCAAGAATGCGACCCATATTGCCCCTTCAGATGCTCTGGGCCAGTCTGTACTCATTATACACAG GTAGTATGGGCAACAAGTAGCCGCATAGGCTGTGCTATCAACCTGTGTCACAATATGAATGTCTGGGGCCAGATATGGCCAAAAGCAATTTACCTTGTTTGCAATTATTCTCCCAA GGGAAACTGGTGGGGCCATGCACCCTATAAGAATGGACGCTCATGTTCTGCTTGCCCACCTAGCTATGGGGGTGGCTGTAGAGAGAATCTCTGCTATAAAG AGGATGGGTCAAACAGCCGCTACTCTCCTCAAGAACCTGAAGAAACAAACGAAATCGAACGACAAAGGATTAAAACACAAGACTCCAGACCGAGGACTCATTCCCCGACCTCCTCTACGAGAACGGAAGAACTGGATAAGAATGAAGTTATAAATACAGAACAGATGT CTCAACAAATTAGTTGTGAAACAAGACTTCGTGACAAATGTAAAGGAACGACTTGTAACAG aTACGAGTGCCCTGCTGGTTGTTTGGACAGTAAAGCTAAAGTAATTGGAAGTGTTTATTTCGAAATG CAATCCAGCATTTGTAGATCTGCAATACATTACGGATTGATAGACAATGATGGTGGCTGGTTGGATGTTACGAGACAAGGACGAAAGGATTACTttattaaatcaaacaaacatgGAGTACAATCTATAGG CAAATATCAGTCTGCTAACTCGTTTACAGTGTCGAAAGTACCAG TAAAAGCAGTTACCTGTCAGACAACAGTGGCCCAAATGTGTCCATTCCAAAAACCAGTTACACATTGTCCAAG gtTATATTGTCCCCGTAACTGCATGCAGGAGAACCCACATTTGGCACGTGTCATTGGATCACGGATTTATTCTGAT AAATCCAGTATATGCAGAACTGGAATACACGCTGGTGTCATTCGGAACAGTGTAGGAGGCTACATTGATGTGATGCCTGTGGACAAAAGGAAACAATATGCTGCTTCATATCAGAATGGCATATTCTCAGAAAG TTTACAAAACCCACCTGGAGGCAAAGCATTCAGGGTGTTTGCAGTGATATGA